In Kitasatospora sp. NBC_00240, the following are encoded in one genomic region:
- a CDS encoding DNA methyltransferase — MSSFTFYRGDALTVLKTLPDESVNAVVTDPPCNSGGRPSSERTGRDARAKYVTSKSAHDLKTFPGENRDQRSYRSWLTELLTEAYQVSTQHSVATVFSDWRQEPTTSDALQMAGWTWQGTIPWIKPASRPRKGGFKQSAEFITWGVKGTIDSSRSLYPPGHFIASQPRKDRVHITQKPLEIMQQLVRICPDDGVVLDAFTGSGSTGVAALREGRRFVGVELSPHYAEIADQRLRAELTQDDFVLAGPEA, encoded by the coding sequence ATGAGCAGCTTCACCTTCTACCGAGGCGACGCCCTCACCGTCCTGAAGACCCTCCCCGACGAGTCCGTCAATGCGGTCGTCACCGACCCGCCGTGCAACTCCGGCGGGCGGCCCAGCTCCGAACGCACCGGTCGGGACGCCCGCGCGAAGTACGTGACGTCCAAGTCCGCCCACGACTTGAAGACCTTCCCTGGCGAGAACCGCGACCAGCGCTCCTACCGGTCCTGGCTGACCGAACTGCTCACCGAGGCATACCAGGTGAGCACCCAGCACTCGGTCGCCACGGTCTTCTCGGATTGGCGGCAGGAACCGACTACGAGCGACGCGCTGCAGATGGCCGGCTGGACGTGGCAGGGCACCATTCCGTGGATCAAGCCCGCAAGCCGGCCGCGCAAGGGCGGCTTCAAGCAGTCAGCGGAGTTCATCACCTGGGGCGTCAAGGGCACCATCGACAGCAGCCGGAGCCTTTACCCGCCGGGTCACTTCATCGCCTCCCAGCCCCGCAAGGACCGGGTACACATCACCCAGAAGCCGCTGGAGATCATGCAGCAGCTCGTCCGGATCTGCCCCGACGACGGCGTCGTCCTCGACGCCTTCACCGGCAGCGGCTCGACCGGCGTCGCCGCCCTGCGCGAAGGCCGGCGCTTTGTGGGGGTCGAACTCTCACCGCACTACGCCGAGATCGCCGACCAGCGGCTGCGTGCAGAACTGACCCAGGACGACTTCGTTCTTGCCGGACCGGAGGCCTGA
- a CDS encoding aminotransferase class IV, with protein MEHSGGFAQTYYRQVAVDEGYDEALLVGQGGVIAEGSITNVGFVEGDTVVWPDAPVLQGIAMQVLARELAAAGVESKRRPVFLSDVASFEGAFLTNSRGFAAVGRIDTVDLLLDAPLLATARRLHREAPWDEI; from the coding sequence ATCGAGCACAGCGGGGGGTTCGCCCAGACCTACTACCGCCAGGTCGCGGTGGACGAGGGCTACGACGAGGCGCTGCTGGTGGGGCAGGGCGGCGTGATCGCCGAGGGCTCGATCACCAATGTCGGTTTCGTCGAGGGCGACACCGTGGTCTGGCCGGACGCCCCCGTGCTCCAGGGCATCGCGATGCAGGTCCTCGCGCGTGAACTGGCCGCCGCCGGCGTGGAGTCCAAGCGCCGCCCGGTCTTCCTCAGCGACGTGGCCTCGTTCGAAGGTGCCTTCCTCACCAACTCGCGCGGCTTCGCGGCGGTCGGCCGGATCGACACCGTCGACCTGCTGCTGGACGCACCACTGCTGGCGACCGCCCGGCGGCTGCACCGCGAGGCGCCCTGGGACGAGATCTGA
- a CDS encoding IS5 family transposase — translation MNRRAYPSDLSDEQWALIEPMITAWKQDRVARSATGDPGSCELREIVNAIFYQNRTGCQWRYLPHDLPSWSAVFYYFGLWRQDGLDQRIQELLRCQVRERARRLEDPSLVIIDTQSVRAAAGVPKTTTGLDANKKVSGRKRGLAVDVMGLIIGVVVLAASAHDNAAGTALLDQVAERCGMRLEKALVDQGFKDEVVIHGALLDIDVEVVRRNPADQGKGFVPQPKRWVVEQTNGTLMLHRRLAREYDHRPDTSASRVYWASTANMTRRLTTPAPAWRDILGLAA, via the coding sequence ATGAACAGACGGGCGTATCCGAGCGACTTATCGGACGAGCAGTGGGCGTTGATCGAGCCGATGATCACGGCCTGGAAGCAGGACCGGGTGGCGCGATCGGCTACTGGGGATCCGGGGTCCTGTGAACTGCGGGAGATCGTGAATGCGATCTTTTACCAGAATCGGACGGGCTGTCAGTGGCGCTATCTGCCCCATGACCTGCCGTCCTGGTCGGCGGTGTTCTACTACTTCGGTCTGTGGCGCCAGGACGGGCTCGACCAGCGGATCCAGGAACTCCTGCGCTGCCAGGTACGGGAGAGGGCCCGCCGATTAGAGGACCCGTCCCTCGTGATCATTGACACCCAGTCCGTCCGCGCGGCCGCCGGTGTCCCGAAGACCACGACGGGGCTGGACGCGAACAAGAAGGTGTCGGGGCGTAAGCGGGGACTGGCCGTGGACGTCATGGGGCTGATCATCGGCGTCGTCGTCCTGGCCGCCTCGGCCCACGACAACGCCGCCGGCACCGCCCTGCTCGACCAGGTCGCCGAGCGATGCGGGATGCGTCTGGAGAAGGCCCTGGTGGACCAGGGCTTCAAGGACGAGGTCGTCATCCACGGCGCTTTGCTGGACATCGACGTCGAGGTCGTCCGCCGCAACCCGGCTGACCAGGGCAAGGGCTTCGTCCCGCAGCCGAAACGGTGGGTGGTGGAACAGACGAACGGCACCTTGATGCTGCACCGGCGCCTCGCCCGCGAGTACGACCACCGGCCCGACACCTCCGCCTCACGCGTCTACTGGGCCTCCACCGCGAACATGACCCGCCGCCTCACCACACCAGCCCCGGCCTGGCGCGACATCCTCGGACTGGCCGCGTGA
- a CDS encoding IS5 family transposase, producing the protein MPALPSCLLEPLWDQFAALLPAREAFVANHPLGCHRRRIADRTVFEHIVLALVHGSGYERVSTPGCSDRTIRRRVKEWAEQGISESVHALALEAYDRMIGLGLGEISVDGCITKAPSGGDKAGRSPVDRGKQGLKRSVATDACGVPLGIVSDGANRHDSPLLGPTLDAAKDQVGALPEAVNVNLDRGYDSAKSRSLIAQLGFTAEIARKGVPAPIQAGKRWVVERTHSWMNDYGKLRRCTERSGSVVDFYLYLAAALVTLRMLIRRATSRYRWDGRPTTRRLK; encoded by the coding sequence GTGCCCGCGCTGCCATCTTGCCTGCTCGAACCCCTCTGGGACCAGTTCGCTGCACTCTTGCCTGCCCGGGAAGCGTTCGTCGCGAACCATCCGCTGGGCTGCCACCGCCGCCGGATCGCTGACCGGACGGTCTTCGAGCACATCGTGCTCGCGCTGGTCCACGGCTCCGGCTACGAGCGCGTCTCCACCCCTGGATGCTCCGACCGCACGATCAGGCGGCGTGTCAAAGAGTGGGCCGAGCAAGGGATTTCCGAATCTGTGCACGCTCTCGCGCTCGAGGCCTACGACCGGATGATCGGCCTCGGTCTGGGCGAGATCTCGGTGGATGGCTGTATCACCAAGGCCCCGTCCGGCGGTGACAAGGCCGGGCGCTCGCCGGTCGACCGGGGCAAGCAGGGTCTGAAGCGCTCCGTCGCCACCGACGCCTGCGGCGTCCCGCTCGGGATCGTCTCCGACGGGGCCAACCGGCACGACTCGCCCCTGCTCGGCCCGACCCTGGACGCCGCCAAGGACCAGGTCGGCGCGCTGCCGGAAGCCGTCAACGTCAACCTCGACCGCGGCTACGACAGCGCCAAGTCCCGTTCGCTGATAGCCCAGTTGGGCTTCACCGCGGAGATCGCCCGCAAGGGCGTGCCCGCCCCGATCCAGGCCGGCAAGCGCTGGGTGGTCGAGCGCACGCACTCGTGGATGAACGACTACGGCAAGCTCCGGCGCTGCACCGAGAGGAGCGGCAGCGTCGTGGACTTCTACCTCTACCTCGCCGCCGCCCTCGTCACGCTCCGCATGCTGATCCGCCGGGCAACGAGCCGCTACCGCTGGGACGGCCGGCCCACCACCCGACGCCTCAAGTGA
- a CDS encoding LuxR C-terminal-related transcriptional regulator — MGFTEQPPRGAAVTGLPLELTSFVGRKQEIREVRELLSATRVVTLVGPGGVGKTRLAVQAAAQARRLYKDGICFLDLAPLQDGDLLAYTVVEALGIDSQSSRDRVNLITDHLRERQMLLVFDNCEHVTPECARLINTMLRSGLHARVLATSRQSLGVTGEYIWSVPPLAVPDPDGAGNVGAVSDYPGLALFAERAARVAEFTLTEQNWLDAARLCKRLDGLPLAIELAAARTRVLSPGDILKRLDDQFRLLTSDDRAAPARHRTLRAAVDGSYDLCSPQERLLWARACVFARRFGLDAAENVCGDEDLPPEQVLDVLSGLVDKSVLVREEHAGGVKYRLLDAIAHYGRTKLREAGEEEELERRHRDWYLRLAQRFDAEWFGPDQVRQSRQMREEHDNLRAALAFCLNTPGEGQSGLVMLTALIHYWVSCGHVTEGRYWLERALPMNTERTIPRARALRSLGVLAGMQGDSSAAAPALLECRDIAQSLGDDILDANALAMVGQVALADRDAKAALAYLQEADKRLLELNHPRKRHIYILTLLGVARFALGEFDEAVAVAEELRDISARLGERWFLAKAQLTLGLAQFGQGDPAAAARNAHDALEIGREFDDTPTMGLAIMILMWAAMATGDYQRGAQLLGACRGIWQVSGVLTGNSQVFDPTTAPLEAKARDALGDRDFRAAVDRGAGLDLDRATEYALGNGEAAPVPIVAPKAAQADSPLTKREQQVAELVGQGMSNKEIAASLVVSPRTAEGHVERVLAKLGFTKRAQIAVWLTESRSD; from the coding sequence ATGGGCTTCACCGAGCAGCCACCTCGGGGTGCTGCCGTAACCGGGCTTCCGCTTGAGCTGACCAGCTTCGTCGGGCGGAAGCAGGAGATCCGAGAGGTCAGAGAGCTGCTTTCCGCCACTCGCGTCGTAACCCTGGTGGGCCCGGGGGGCGTGGGGAAGACCCGATTGGCAGTCCAGGCGGCAGCCCAGGCTCGCAGGCTGTACAAGGACGGAATCTGTTTCCTCGATCTCGCGCCACTTCAGGACGGCGACCTGCTCGCCTACACGGTGGTGGAGGCGTTGGGGATAGACAGCCAGAGTTCGCGCGACAGGGTGAACCTCATCACGGACCATCTGCGTGAACGGCAGATGCTACTGGTGTTCGACAATTGCGAACATGTGACGCCGGAATGCGCGCGGCTCATCAACACCATGCTCCGCTCAGGTCTCCACGCACGGGTTCTGGCGACGAGCAGGCAATCGCTCGGTGTCACCGGCGAATATATCTGGTCGGTACCGCCGTTGGCCGTACCAGATCCCGACGGGGCGGGAAACGTCGGCGCCGTTTCCGACTATCCGGGGCTCGCCCTGTTCGCGGAGCGGGCCGCGCGGGTCGCGGAGTTCACGCTGACCGAGCAGAACTGGCTCGATGCGGCACGGCTGTGCAAGCGATTGGACGGCCTGCCGCTGGCGATCGAGCTGGCTGCCGCGCGCACCCGGGTCCTGTCCCCGGGCGACATCCTCAAGCGACTCGACGACCAGTTCCGCCTGCTCACCTCCGACGACCGTGCCGCTCCCGCCCGGCACCGCACCCTCCGGGCGGCGGTCGACGGGAGCTACGATCTCTGCTCGCCGCAGGAGCGCCTGTTGTGGGCGCGGGCATGCGTCTTCGCCCGGCGGTTCGGCCTCGATGCGGCGGAGAACGTGTGCGGTGACGAGGACCTTCCGCCCGAGCAGGTCCTGGACGTCCTCTCAGGCCTCGTGGACAAGTCGGTCCTGGTCCGGGAGGAACATGCCGGCGGAGTGAAGTACCGACTGCTGGACGCCATCGCCCACTACGGACGCACCAAGCTGCGCGAGGCGGGGGAGGAAGAGGAACTGGAGCGGCGTCACCGGGATTGGTACCTACGCCTGGCCCAGCGCTTCGACGCCGAGTGGTTCGGCCCCGACCAGGTGCGGCAGTCCCGGCAGATGCGCGAGGAGCACGACAATCTCCGCGCCGCTCTCGCCTTCTGCCTGAACACGCCCGGGGAAGGCCAGAGCGGCCTCGTGATGCTCACTGCGCTCATCCACTACTGGGTTTCCTGCGGACACGTCACCGAGGGTCGGTACTGGCTTGAGCGCGCGCTCCCCATGAACACGGAACGGACCATCCCCCGCGCCAGAGCCCTGCGCAGCCTCGGGGTGCTGGCGGGCATGCAGGGAGACTCCTCGGCGGCTGCCCCGGCCCTGTTGGAATGCCGTGACATCGCCCAGAGTCTCGGTGACGACATCCTGGACGCGAACGCCTTGGCCATGGTGGGACAGGTCGCCCTGGCTGATCGTGACGCGAAGGCGGCTCTCGCGTATCTGCAGGAGGCGGACAAGCGCCTGCTGGAGCTGAATCATCCGCGAAAGCGGCATATCTACATACTGACCCTGCTCGGCGTGGCCAGGTTCGCGCTCGGCGAGTTCGACGAGGCGGTAGCGGTCGCCGAGGAGCTACGGGACATCAGTGCCCGGCTCGGCGAGCGCTGGTTCCTGGCGAAGGCGCAACTTACCCTGGGCCTCGCCCAGTTCGGCCAAGGCGATCCGGCAGCGGCTGCCAGGAACGCTCACGACGCACTGGAGATCGGGCGCGAGTTCGACGACACTCCGACCATGGGGCTGGCCATCATGATTCTTATGTGGGCCGCCATGGCAACCGGTGACTATCAGCGCGGCGCCCAGCTCCTGGGGGCATGCCGAGGTATCTGGCAGGTGTCCGGTGTGCTCACCGGTAACTCCCAGGTGTTCGATCCCACGACTGCTCCGCTCGAAGCCAAGGCCCGGGACGCGCTCGGCGACAGAGACTTCCGAGCCGCTGTCGACCGCGGCGCCGGACTGGATCTCGACCGGGCCACTGAGTACGCACTGGGAAATGGCGAGGCGGCTCCTGTCCCGATTGTTGCCCCGAAGGCCGCCCAGGCGGACAGCCCACTGACGAAGCGTGAGCAACAGGTCGCGGAACTTGTGGGGCAGGGTATGTCCAACAAAGAAATCGCGGCCAGCCTGGTGGTCTCGCCGCGCACTGCAGAGGGGCACGTGGAGCGTGTGCTCGCCAAGCTCGGTTTCACCAAGCGTGCTCAAATCGCCGTGTGGCTGACGGAATCGCGCAGCGACTGA
- a CDS encoding ABC transporter substrate-binding protein codes for MVRKRATITLGLLVSTLLIVSACGSPPASNGGNSGTTAATATSAAGFGGMDQLVAAAQKEGRLNVIALPPEWANYGRTIDEFSQKFGIKVVSSQPDASSQEEINAAKQLAGTDRVPDVFDLGQNVVLANTGLFAPYQVQTWKDIPAPLKQPDGLWASDYGGFMSVGYDASKVPAPTSIQDLLKPEYKGKVALEGDPTQAASAFYGVVAASLSNGGSPDDIAPGVDFFAQLKKIGNFLPITPTPATIASGQTPVVLDWDYLHTAATAKLVGQIDWKVVVPENTAVGSYYAQAINKDAVHPAAARLWEEFLYSDQGQNNFLAGFAHPVRAEAMKRAGTIDQKALDNLPPVEGTPVYLTPQQVDAAKQYLSEHWASAVG; via the coding sequence ATGGTGCGCAAGCGGGCAACCATCACTCTCGGTTTGCTTGTCAGCACGCTCCTGATCGTGAGCGCATGCGGTTCGCCCCCCGCCTCGAATGGCGGAAATTCCGGAACGACAGCCGCGACAGCGACTTCGGCTGCCGGTTTCGGCGGTATGGACCAGCTGGTGGCCGCAGCCCAGAAGGAAGGCCGTCTCAACGTCATCGCGTTGCCTCCCGAATGGGCGAACTACGGCCGTACGATCGACGAGTTCTCCCAGAAATTCGGTATCAAGGTCGTGTCCAGCCAGCCTGACGCCTCCAGCCAGGAGGAGATCAATGCGGCGAAACAACTGGCCGGCACGGACCGCGTACCGGACGTCTTCGATCTCGGACAGAACGTCGTGCTCGCCAACACCGGCCTCTTCGCCCCCTACCAGGTGCAGACCTGGAAGGACATCCCGGCCCCGCTGAAGCAGCCGGACGGCCTGTGGGCCAGCGACTACGGCGGCTTCATGTCCGTGGGATACGACGCCTCGAAGGTTCCCGCACCCACCTCCATCCAGGATCTGCTGAAACCGGAGTACAAGGGCAAGGTCGCCCTTGAGGGCGACCCGACCCAGGCGGCCTCCGCGTTCTACGGCGTCGTCGCGGCCTCTCTGAGCAACGGCGGCTCTCCCGACGACATCGCCCCCGGAGTCGACTTCTTCGCTCAACTGAAGAAGATCGGAAACTTCCTTCCGATCACCCCGACCCCGGCCACCATCGCGAGCGGCCAGACCCCGGTCGTCCTCGACTGGGACTACCTGCACACCGCTGCGACGGCGAAGCTCGTGGGCCAGATCGACTGGAAGGTCGTCGTCCCCGAGAACACGGCCGTAGGCTCCTACTACGCCCAGGCGATCAACAAGGACGCGGTTCACCCGGCCGCTGCCCGGTTGTGGGAGGAGTTCCTCTACTCCGATCAGGGCCAGAACAACTTCCTGGCCGGCTTCGCCCACCCCGTCCGCGCCGAGGCGATGAAGAGGGCTGGCACCATCGACCAGAAGGCCCTCGACAACCTTCCGCCAGTCGAAGGCACACCGGTCTACCTCACCCCGCAGCAGGTGGACGCAGCCAAGCAGTATCTGTCGGAGCACTGGGCAAGTGCGGTCGGCTGA
- a CDS encoding ABC transporter permease subunit, with protein MRSADTGRPSPRHRWKGRPTAAWPGLRTLTPYLGVLPFLAYVGVFLIYPTLVVVVGAFQGDDGHLSTANVRVLSRGVYLEAFVRSIELSATAAMVGAVLGSLLAWAVTTARPDGTLRRTVLAGCGVLAQFGGVTLAFAFIATFGLTGLVTVYLKDHLGIDIFANGVWLYDMPGLILVYSYFQIPLMVIVFLPALDGLRPQWREAVQSLGGSTWRYWRHVAGPVLGPSFLGASLLLFANAFSAYATAAALVSQGSPIVPLEIRNYFTSEVLLGRQNIGKALGFSMIVVVAVVMVLYALLLRRAARWLR; from the coding sequence GTGCGGTCGGCTGACACGGGACGTCCCTCACCGCGCCACCGCTGGAAGGGACGTCCCACGGCCGCATGGCCCGGTCTCCGCACCCTGACCCCGTATCTCGGAGTCCTCCCTTTCCTGGCCTACGTCGGGGTCTTCCTGATCTACCCCACCCTCGTCGTCGTCGTGGGCGCCTTCCAGGGAGACGACGGGCACCTCTCGACCGCCAACGTCCGTGTCCTGAGCAGAGGCGTCTATCTGGAGGCGTTCGTCCGCAGCATCGAACTCTCCGCGACCGCTGCGATGGTCGGCGCCGTACTGGGATCGCTGCTCGCCTGGGCGGTCACCACGGCGAGGCCGGACGGGACCCTGCGCCGGACGGTCCTCGCGGGGTGCGGGGTTCTGGCCCAATTCGGCGGCGTCACCCTGGCGTTCGCGTTCATCGCCACGTTCGGCCTCACCGGACTGGTCACGGTGTACCTCAAGGACCACCTGGGCATCGACATCTTCGCCAACGGCGTGTGGCTGTACGACATGCCGGGTCTGATCCTCGTCTACTCGTATTTCCAGATCCCGCTCATGGTGATCGTGTTCCTGCCTGCCCTGGACGGCCTGCGGCCGCAGTGGCGCGAGGCGGTGCAGAGTCTCGGGGGCTCGACCTGGCGGTACTGGCGGCACGTGGCGGGGCCGGTCCTCGGGCCGTCCTTTCTCGGCGCGAGCCTACTGCTGTTCGCCAACGCCTTCTCGGCGTACGCGACCGCGGCCGCCCTGGTGTCACAAGGCAGCCCGATCGTTCCGCTGGAGATCCGGAACTACTTCACCAGCGAGGTGCTGCTGGGCCGGCAGAACATCGGCAAGGCCCTCGGATTCAGCATGATCGTAGTCGTCGCGGTCGTCATGGTGCTGTACGCGCTGCTCCTGCGCCGTGCCGCGAGGTGGCTGCGTTGA
- a CDS encoding ABC transporter permease subunit: MLEFSTREGGGRRGFRAWAAIGDTPALVSAVTTSLTLAGLTVSAMLLLLVPTLAWVRLRLPRARRPVEFLCLLPLMIPAIVLVVGIAPLYAWVAYLLGDSPLTLTFVYVVLVLPFGYRAIDAGLAAIDLRTLAEAARGLGASWPTVLLRVVVPNIRSALVGASFLAVALVLGEFTVASLLNFDNFQVTINLLGKGDAELSVAVSLAAILTAFALLLAISFVGRRGRSSP, translated from the coding sequence ATGCTGGAGTTCAGCACTCGGGAAGGCGGGGGACGCCGCGGCTTCCGGGCCTGGGCGGCGATCGGCGACACCCCGGCACTGGTCTCCGCGGTCACGACCTCCCTGACGCTGGCCGGGCTCACCGTCTCGGCGATGCTGCTCCTCCTGGTACCGACCCTCGCCTGGGTGCGGCTGAGGCTGCCGAGGGCTCGTCGGCCGGTGGAGTTCCTCTGCCTCCTACCGCTGATGATCCCCGCAATCGTTCTGGTGGTCGGTATCGCCCCGCTCTATGCCTGGGTGGCTTACCTGCTTGGCGACTCGCCTCTCACACTGACGTTCGTCTACGTGGTGCTGGTGCTGCCCTTCGGCTACCGGGCCATCGACGCCGGCCTGGCCGCGATCGACCTGCGGACACTTGCCGAGGCCGCCAGGGGACTCGGGGCCTCCTGGCCGACCGTGTTGCTGCGGGTGGTGGTACCGAACATCCGCAGTGCTCTGGTCGGGGCGTCGTTCCTGGCTGTGGCACTGGTGCTGGGTGAGTTCACCGTGGCCTCACTGCTGAACTTCGACAATTTCCAGGTCACGATCAACCTGCTCGGCAAGGGCGACGCCGAGTTGTCGGTCGCGGTGTCCCTTGCGGCCATCCTGACCGCCTTCGCACTGCTGCTGGCGATCTCGTTCGTGGGCCGCCGCGGGCGGTCGTCACCGTGA
- a CDS encoding ABC transporter ATP-binding protein gives MAHLELQTVRKSFGRTTALEGLDLTLAAGEFVSLLGPSGCGKTTTLRIIAGFETPDGGRVVVNGRDITRVPPDKRDMGMVFQSYSLFPNMTAIVNVGFGLRVRKEPTARRRARAAELLDLVGLTAHAERYPHELSGGQQQRVALARALAISPKVLLLDEPLSALDANVRVNLREEIRRIQRELGTTTLFVTHNQEEALAISDRVGVMSDGRLEQLAAPSRIYHEPATAFVARFVGVSNLLPGVAEGGHVRVHGRRIAAAAAAEQPRGTGVKLIVRPEEIRIRALDGSPAPDELTGVVVTRSFLGPVTRLSVRLEHGDGQVIRVDTPSRPFDEHAVGARVALRLEPAAPRVVRS, from the coding sequence ATGGCGCACCTGGAGCTGCAGACGGTCCGCAAGTCCTTCGGCCGCACCACGGCGCTGGAGGGGCTCGACCTCACTCTCGCGGCCGGTGAGTTCGTCAGCCTGCTGGGTCCGAGCGGATGCGGCAAGACCACCACTCTGCGGATCATCGCCGGTTTCGAGACCCCGGACGGTGGACGGGTCGTGGTAAACGGCAGAGACATCACCCGGGTACCGCCGGACAAGCGGGACATGGGCATGGTCTTCCAGAGCTACAGCCTCTTCCCCAACATGACAGCCATCGTCAACGTCGGGTTCGGCCTGCGGGTACGGAAGGAGCCCACCGCCCGCCGACGTGCCCGGGCCGCGGAGCTCCTGGACCTGGTCGGGCTGACCGCCCACGCCGAACGCTACCCACACGAACTTTCCGGCGGGCAGCAGCAGAGAGTGGCACTGGCCCGCGCCCTGGCCATCTCACCGAAAGTCCTCCTGCTGGACGAACCGTTGTCCGCGCTCGACGCCAACGTCCGGGTTAACCTGCGCGAGGAGATCCGCCGGATCCAGAGGGAACTGGGCACCACCACTCTCTTCGTCACCCACAACCAGGAAGAAGCACTCGCGATCTCCGACCGGGTGGGAGTGATGTCCGACGGCAGGTTGGAGCAACTGGCCGCGCCGTCCAGGATCTACCACGAGCCGGCAACCGCTTTCGTGGCCCGGTTCGTCGGTGTCAGCAACCTGCTGCCCGGTGTCGCCGAGGGCGGCCATGTGAGGGTGCACGGACGGCGGATCGCGGCGGCCGCTGCGGCCGAGCAGCCTCGGGGCACAGGAGTTAAGCTGATCGTCCGGCCGGAGGAGATCCGGATCAGGGCCCTCGACGGCTCGCCCGCGCCGGACGAACTCACCGGTGTCGTGGTCACCCGGTCCTTCCTCGGACCGGTGACCCGGCTGAGTGTGCGGCTGGAGCACGGCGACGGGCAGGTCATCCGGGTGGACACCCCGTCCCGCCCGTTCGACGAGCACGCCGTGGGCGCCCGGGTGGCCTTGCGACTGGAGCCGGCCGCACCCCGGGTCGTGCGGTCCTGA
- a CDS encoding TIGR03767 family metallophosphoesterase codes for MGGSHHTTLHRTIGRGRVLRKGTVGPYRELEFQDGEPHVIRDDLLGEGRRRPPVGDRRTLLCIGHVTDFQIGDVQSPARFEFFNREGDDPRFAALLPVQRPQEALTAHAVDAVVRTLNGLDGSPVTGAPLSLVVTTGDVIDNAQWNEMQMFLALLEGGRVRPDSGGPGYQGVQSRDWPDRIYWQPEGDGTHGPDLWCEWYGFPHHPGLLRAATAEFDAPGLELPWLACFGNHEALTQGVGALTRSVLEYLVGGRKPVDLPPGVERDHALDLFTEHPEAFLSGHQLPVTPDVERRGITRAEFVAEHFRTGGRPYGHGFTRDNLREGTAYYTYDDPESGVRMIALDTNCLAGGADGCLDAEQGRWLEQRLIEAHSRYRRADGDEARTPHEDHPVIILSHHGPDTLVNRRGLAGDSSGPLPLVEPQALLALLHRFPNVVLWLNGHRHFNMVRPRPDPTGFGHGFWEVTTCAVMDWPCQARLVELVDNRDGALSVLCTMVDHDTPARPDPADGRTWLPSLHREIAANVPWGVPLAGTPGDRNVDLLLPFPGTKGRSARNDS; via the coding sequence ATGGGCGGATCGCACCACACCACGCTGCACCGGACCATCGGGCGCGGCCGGGTCCTCCGGAAAGGCACCGTAGGCCCCTACCGGGAGCTGGAGTTCCAGGACGGCGAGCCGCATGTGATCCGCGACGACCTGCTCGGGGAGGGCCGGCGGCGGCCCCCGGTCGGCGACCGGCGCACGCTGCTGTGCATCGGCCATGTGACGGACTTCCAGATCGGGGACGTGCAGTCACCGGCGCGCTTCGAGTTCTTCAACCGCGAGGGCGACGACCCACGGTTCGCCGCCCTGCTACCGGTGCAGCGTCCCCAGGAGGCGCTGACGGCGCACGCGGTGGACGCCGTGGTGCGCACGCTGAACGGGCTGGACGGCAGTCCCGTGACCGGCGCGCCGCTGAGCCTGGTGGTGACCACCGGCGACGTGATCGACAACGCCCAGTGGAACGAGATGCAGATGTTCCTCGCCCTGTTGGAGGGCGGGCGGGTCCGGCCCGACTCGGGTGGGCCGGGGTACCAGGGCGTGCAGAGCCGGGACTGGCCCGACCGGATCTACTGGCAGCCGGAGGGGGACGGCACGCACGGCCCGGACCTCTGGTGCGAGTGGTACGGCTTCCCGCACCACCCGGGGCTACTACGCGCGGCGACCGCCGAGTTCGACGCGCCCGGACTGGAACTGCCGTGGCTGGCCTGTTTCGGCAACCACGAAGCGCTCACCCAGGGAGTCGGCGCCCTGACCCGTTCGGTGCTGGAGTACCTGGTCGGCGGGCGCAAGCCGGTCGACCTGCCCCCCGGGGTCGAGCGGGACCACGCGCTCGACCTGTTCACCGAGCACCCCGAGGCCTTCCTCTCCGGCCACCAACTGCCGGTCACCCCCGATGTGGAGCGGCGCGGCATCACCCGCGCGGAGTTCGTGGCCGAGCACTTCCGGACAGGCGGACGCCCGTACGGTCACGGCTTCACCCGGGACAACCTGCGCGAAGGTACCGCCTACTACACGTACGACGACCCGGAGTCCGGCGTGCGCATGATCGCCCTCGACACCAACTGCCTGGCGGGCGGCGCCGACGGCTGCCTGGATGCCGAGCAGGGACGCTGGCTCGAACAACGGCTGATCGAGGCACACTCACGCTACCGCCGCGCCGACGGCGACGAGGCGCGCACCCCGCACGAGGACCACCCCGTCATCATCCTCTCGCACCACGGCCCCGACACTCTGGTCAACCGTCGGGGCCTGGCCGGGGACTCCTCCGGGCCGCTGCCGCTGGTGGAGCCGCAGGCCCTGCTCGCGTTGCTGCACCGGTTCCCCAACGTGGTGCTCTGGCTCAACGGCCATCGGCACTTCAACATGGTGCGGCCACGTCCGGACCCGACCGGGTTCGGCCACGGGTTCTGGGAGGTCACCACGTGCGCGGTGATGGACTGGCCGTGCCAGGCGCGGCTGGTCGAACTGGTCGACAACCGCGACGGAGCGCTGTCCGTCCTGTGCACCATGGTCGACCACGACACCCCGGCCCGGCCCGATCCCGCCGACGGGCGGACCTGGCTGCCCTCGCTGCACCGCGAGATCGCCGCCAACGTGCCCTGGGGCGTGCCGCTCGCCGGTACGCCCGGCGACCGCAACGTGGATCTGCTGCTGCCGTTCCCGGGGACGAAAGGGCGTTCGGCGCGCAACGACAGCTGA